In Macrobrachium rosenbergii isolate ZJJX-2024 chromosome 4, ASM4041242v1, whole genome shotgun sequence, one genomic interval encodes:
- the LOC136832833 gene encoding biorientation of chromosomes in cell division protein 1-like 1 isoform X4, with the protein MDAYENDSHDGSFEEESFVDESFDAEEVFTKARNNFSNIIDKYICLSHGLASPAFIADRAIEISIPKRSFGRKIFVEENQTIVSEQITSQESLECENPIQEEIERTLLRRKQELGLPNDYVSEELQLGNGIKVSDIGLGDEGGDGNTGMKYDQEADKELHEVGKQEKEGKIKEKGANRKQKKEKKLQEKKPRGRPRVSTSFEVEKQKVGEIEVKKSRGRPRKSTSSKMSKQEAEGETKAKKPRGRPRGSTSSEIKKEVEGETKVKKSCGRPRKSTSSKMNRQEAEEETKAKKPRGRPRRSTASEIGKREINEETKAKKPCGRPKKSSTSELFNNKRKRELLRKIKESSGSSRQSTDHEVNKNKTEKNSRLSKTNISESDKYDTEQESMEDYDKPNKDSRCEGPKVMRRKRGRPKKIFEKLKSSRFYSTQNKKINARKYSFSELYAKSSQKYKGSSDDIQRLRVDDMKNIVARDAKSADINSKPFWNKSVSRYFKHLVTFGVSREQGHISLCPSLDLIIVHPLKKDDCLGVSSFPLPSKVLFAIPFVSKSTVSEKDIDEGVTQKSRSDCTSKATYFGGSVNNDDSSKIPHIKENVTNKRSSQKNSCHGLSNKNLSESHGEHSCKQQKPLKYNRNFSNIKHSVSANEISGKPQNVNLKDDLQPVVDCEYQLKDKEPQKSQGTRLLENKKVLYSNENSTGEKDGAQMVSKMEKVLLGQNYTDPTKQRRQKSKEKRGFCSENLVNDESHNEKELDLPTTHVSPVVESTDNNRNTEQSLSPEEECEVRCKEKKHSSAYVRKGKRPRKFKESRNIRCNKRKKMEASLYPSTSFTGSAKSRKLDSKKRERKLSHNSPPNKDCSNMVNRSLADVFQYSDDESNCEDSLNLVSKDCQSAFIDGKMPKGAKEYVVSDCIKTNEHTEVNVSNSCSRNSRLELKKSFRNEDCSLKLSTEIENNSRIVAQDLKNDSNKESTTNSKTSLPEKCSDSGKGKEKFPVLEGNHEESVVAGIDVVKKKRINIVARNKVPVHSNQYISSIMPGEETCPSSMNSCVAEPPENGVLNMQEAVLKKMPKKDVMSQLEANEEDEDSDGFQDSLNLLPVEKSSVSVGSYHSSLFHFLKLRKLHPQNCVGESVSLHPENNASNGANFTGKSTSRVGGALPPSRTEEEEYCCDFRKSSCRRV; encoded by the exons ATGGATGCATATGAAAATGATTCACATGAtggttcatttgaagaagagtcATTTGTTGATGAATCCTTTGATGCAGAAGAAGTTTTTACAAAAGCAAGGaataatttttctaatataataGACAAGTACATATGCCTTTCACATGGATTAGCTTCACCTGCTTTTATTGCTGATCGTGCAATTGAAATATCTATTCCCAAACGTTCATTTGGgagaaaaatttttgttgaagaaaaccAGACTATAGTTTCTGAACAGATTACTTCACAGGAGTCATTGGAATGTGAAAACCCCATTCAGGAAGAGATTGAAAGAACACTTCTTAGACGTAAGCAAGAGTTAGGGCTGCCTAATGATTATGTGTCAGAGGAATTACAATTGGGTAATGGTATTAAAGTCAGTGATATTGGCCTTGGAGATGAAGGTGGAGATGGAAATACAGGAATGAAATATGACCAGGAAGCAGATAAGGAATTACATGAAGTAGGTAAAcaggaaaaggagggaaaaataaaagaaaagggagccaatagaaaacagaaaaaagagaaaaagttgcaAGAGAAGAAACCCCGTGGAAGACCAAGAGTGTCCACTTCATTTGaagtagaaaaacaaaaagtGGGAGAAATTGAAGTGAAAAAATCCCGTGGAAGGCCAAGAAAGTCCACTTCATCAAAGATGAGCAAACAAGAAGCAGAGGGAGAAACTAAAGCAAAGAAACCCCGTGGAAGACCAAGAGGGTCCActtcatctgaaataaaaaaagaagtagaaggagaaactaaagtaaaaaaatcttgTGGAAGGCCAAGAAAGTCCACTTCATCAAAAATGAACAGacaagaagcagaggaagaaacTAAAGCAAAGAAACCCCGCGGAAGACCAAGAAGGTCCACAGCATCTGAAATAGGAAAacgagaaataaatgaagaaacaaaagctAAGAAACCTTGTGGCAGGCCCAAAAAATCCAGCACATCTGAGttgtttaacaataaaagaaagagagagttactgagaaaaattaaagaaagttctGGAAGTTCAAGACAGTCTACTGACCAtgaagtgaataaaaacaaaacagaaaaaaattcaaggcTAAGTAAAACTAATATTTCTGAAAGTGATAAGTATGACACAGAGCAAGAATCAATGGAAGACTATGACAAACCAAACAAGGATAGTAGATGTGAGGGGCCCAAAGTgatgagaaggaagagagggagacctaaaaaaatttttgagaaattGAAAAGCAGCAGGTTTTATAGCacgcaaaataaaaagattaatgcaCGTAAATATTCCTTTTCAGAACTGTATGCTAAAAGTTCCCAAAAATATAAAGGTTCGAGTGATGATATCCAAAGACTTAGAGTTGATGATATGAAGAACATTGTTGCCAGAGATGCAAAATCTGCCGATATCAACAGTAAACCTTTTTGGAATAAAAGTGTGTCAAGATATTTCAAGCATCTTGTTACTTTTGGTGTAAGCAGAGAACAAGGGCACATTTCGCTATGCCCTTCTTTGGATTTAATTATTGTTCATCCACTAAAGAAAGATGACTGTCTTGGTGTAAGCAGTTTCCCTCTGCCAAGCAAAGTGCTCTTTGCCATTCCTTTTGTAAGTAAAAGTACTGTTTCAGAGAAAGACATTGATGAAGGTGTTACTCAAAAATCAAGATCAGATTGTACATCGAAAGCTACATATTTTGGTGGCTCAGTGAATAATGATGATTCATCTAAAATACCACATATTAAGGAGAATGTAACTAATAAAAGATCCAGTCAGAAAAATTCTTGTCATGGCCTTTCAAATAAAAATCTCAGTGAAAGTCATGGAGAACACTCTTGCAAGCAACAAAAACCGTTGAAGTACAacagaaatttttcaaatataaagcATTCAGTTTCTGCTAATGAGATTTCAGGGAAACCTCAGAATGTCAATTTAAAAGATGATTTACAACCTGTGGTTGATTGTGAATACCAGTTAAAGGATAAAGAGCCTCAAAAAAGTCAAGGCACCAGActtcttgaaaacaaaaaagtactctattcaaatgaaaatagtaCTGGTGAAAAAGATGGTGCACAGATGGTATCTAAAATGGAGAAAGTTCTGTTAGGTCAAAATTACACTGATCCCACAAAACAAAGACGgcaaaaaagtaaggaaaagcgTGGTTTTTGTTCAGAAAACCTTGTAAATGATGAAAGCCATAATGAAAAAGAACTAGATTTGCCGACCACACATGTATCTCCTGTAGTTGAGAGTACTGACAATAATAGAAACACAGAACAAAGTCTGTCCCCAGAAGAAGAGTGTGAAGTGAGGTGTAAGGAGAAAAAGCATTCCTCGGCGTatgtaagaaaaggaaagaggcCAAGGAAGTTCAAGGAAAGCAGAAACATTAGatgcaataaaaggaaaaaaatggaagcatCTTTGTACCCTAGTACATCTTTTACTGGTTCTGCTAAGAGTAGAAAATTAGATtctaagaaaagggaaagaaaattgtCACACAACAGTCCACCTAACAAAGATTGTAGTAATATGGTGAACAGGTCATTGGCAGATGTTTTCCAGTATTCTGATGATGAAAGTAATTGTGAAGACTCATTGAATTTGGTATCTAAAGATTGTCAGTCTGCATTCATAGATGGAAAGATGCCCAAAGGTGCAAAAGAGTATGTAGTTTCTGATTGTATTAAAACTAATGAGCACACTGAAGTAAATGTTTCTAATTCTTGTTCAAGAAATTCAAGGCTAGAACTGAAGAAGTCTTTTAGGAATGAAGATTGCTCTCTCAAATTAAGtactgaaatagaaaataattcaagaattGTTGCTCAGGatttaaaaaatgacagcaaCAAAGAGAGTACAACAAATTCTAAAACATCCTTACCTGAGAAATGTAGTGATAGtggaaaggggaaagagaagtTTCCAGTTCTAGAGGGAAACCATGAAGAGAGTGTTGTTGCTGGAATTGATGttgttaagaaaaaaagaataaatatagttGCAAGAAATAAAGTGCCTGTACATTCAAATCAATATATCTCTAGTATTATGCCAGGGGAAGAGACATGTCCCTCTAGTATGAATTCATGTGTAGCTGAACCTCCAGAAAATGGTGTCCTTAACATGCAAGAGGCTGTTCTGAAGAAGATGCCAAAGAAAGATGTGATGTCACAGCTAGAAGCAAATGAAGAAGATGAGGATTCAGATGGTTTCCAAGATTCCTTAAATCTTTTGCCTGTGGAGAAATCATCTGTCTCTGTGGGATCTTATCACTCTTCActgtttcattttctcaaattGAGGAAATTACATCCACAAAAT TGTGTAGGGGAGTCTGTGTCACTGCATCCAGAAAATAATGCGAGCAATGGTGCTAATTTTACAGGAAAATCAACTTCg AGAGTGGGCGGGGCCTTGCCACCATCtcggacagaagaagaagagtattgCTGCGATTTTCGAAAATCAAGCTGCCGTCGCGTATAA